One window of the Prinia subflava isolate CZ2003 ecotype Zambia chromosome 1, Cam_Psub_1.2, whole genome shotgun sequence genome contains the following:
- the LOC134561822 gene encoding feather beta keratin-like: MPQGHGTRLSRLSTASIKPGPEPLSLPHFSSHLLLLLLLTTRTLHTTPMACNNLCSPCGPTPLANSCNEPCALQCQDSRVVIQPSPVLVTLPGPIMTSFPQNTAVGSTSSAAVGSELNAQGQPISGGFGYGLGYGRGFGYGLGGLGCYGRRGGYIC; this comes from the exons ATGCCCCAAGGCCATGGGACAAGGCTGTCCCGGCTCTCCACAGCCAGCATAAAACCCGGCCCAGAGCCTCTCTCCCTCCCACACTTCTCCTCacaccttctcctcctgctcctgctgacaACCAG GACCCTCCACACCACACCCATGGCCTGCAACAACCTCTGCTCCCCCTGTGGACCCACCCCGCTGGCCAACAGCTGCAAcgagccctgtgccctgcagtgccaggattCCCGTGTTGTTATCCagccttcccctgtgctggtgaccctgccaggacccatcATGACCTCCTTCCCCCAGAACACCGCTGTCGGATCCACCTCCTCGGCTGCTGTTGGCAGTGAACTCaatgcccagggacagcccatcTCGGGTGGGTTTGGCTACGGCCTTGGCTATGGCCGTGGCTTTGGCTACGGCCTGGGAGGCCTGGGCTGCTACGGCAGAAGGGGCGGCTACATCTGCTGA
- the LOC134561816 gene encoding feather beta keratin-like encodes MSQGHGMRLSHPPTTSIKARPEPLSLTHFSSHLLLLLPTTRTLHTTPMACNTLCSPCGPTPLANSCNEPCALQCQDSRVIIDPAPVLVTLPGPIMTSFPQNTAVGSTSSAAVGSELNAQGQPISGGFGYGLGYGRGFGYGLGGLGCYGRRGGYIC; translated from the exons ATGTCCCAAGGCCATGGGATGAGGCTGTCCCACCCTCCCACAACCAGCATAAAAGCCAGACCAGAGCCTCTCTCCCTCACACACTTCTCCTCAcaccttctcctgctcctgccgACAACCAG GACCCTCCACACCACACCCATGGCCTGCAacaccctctgctccccctgcgGACCCACCCCGCTGGCCAACAGCTGCAAcgagccctgtgccctgcaatgCCAGGATTCCCGCGTCATCATCGaccctgcccctgtgctggtgaccctgccaggacccatcATGACCTCCTTCCCCCAGAACACCGCCGTCGGATCCACCTCCTCGGCTGCCGTGGGCAGTGAACTCaatgcccagggacagcccatcTCGGGTGGCTTTGGCTATGGCCTTGGCTATGGCCGTGGGTTTGGCTACGGCCTGGGAGGCCTGGGCTGCTACGGCAGAAGGGGCGGCTACATCTGCTGA
- the LOC134561809 gene encoding feather beta keratin-like: MPQGHGTKLSHPPTTSIKARPEPLSLTHFSSHLLLLLPTTRTLHTTPMACNDLCRPCGPTPLANSCNEPCALQCQDSHVIINPSPVLVTLPGPIMTSFPQNTAVGSTSSAAVGTELSVQGQPISGGFGAFGYGLGYGRGFGYGLGGLGCYGRRGGYIC, encoded by the exons ATGCCCCAAGGCCATGGGACAAAGCTGTCCCACCCTCCCACAACCAGCATAAAAGCCAGACCAGAGCCTCTCTCCCTCACACACTTCTCCTCAcaccttctcctgctcctgccgACAACCAG GACCCTCCACACCACACCCATGGCCTGCAACGACCTCTGCCGACCCTGCGGACCCACCCCGCTGGCCAACAGCTGCAAcgagccctgtgccctgcaatgCCAGGATTCCCACGTCATCATCAacccttcccctgtgctggtgaccctgccaggacccatcATGACCTCCTTCCCCCAGAACACCGCCGTCGGATCCACCTCCTCGGCTGCCGTGGGCACTGAGCtcagtgtgcagggacagcccatCTCGGGTGGCTTTGGTGCCTTTGGCTACGGCCTTGGCTATGGCCGTGGCTTTGGCTACGGCCTGGGAGGCCTGGGCTGCTACGGCAGAAGGGGCGGCTACATCTGCTGA